The window AACCCTGCTCGGCCTTGCGTTTGAGGTCTTCGATCTGCCTCTGCATGGAGCTGATCTGCTGTTCTTTCTCCGCTACCTTGAGCCGCATCTGCTCCTCTGTCTCCTTGCGGGCCTGCTGGCGAGTAGCGTCCAGTCCTGCCTGAACCCTCTTTTCAACAGTTAGATCAAGCTCTCGTTTGGCATCGTCCAATTCGCGTTGCTTGCGTATCAGATCGGCCTGGGCCTTCTGAGCCTCGACCAGCTTGTCGTCCCGCTGCTTGATCAGGACCTGCAGGTCGGCTATTTCTCGGGTCTTCTGTTCAAGATCAGTACCCAAGGCCAACTTGGCTTTTCGTGCCTCATCTGCAACAATCTTCGCACGTTCCTGAACAAGTTTCTCGGCGACTTGGTCGTCAATAGCTTCCTTGGCCCTGGCTACGGCCTGTTCTCGTTCACGCAGCAACTTCTCACGCGCGGTGACGTCCGTGTCTTTCTGGGCGAGCCGTTTCTCGTATTCTTGCCGGGTCGATTCGATCAACGGCGCGGCAAGCGACTCGGTGAGACGTATCTCAGCCTTACAGTTCGGACAAGTGATGGTTGGCTCCGTCACCGACATCTCCCGATATTCGCGGTCACCTGGGTTTCTTGAGCATCCATCTCATTTGGACCATCCGTTGCCACGAATGTCTTTGCGTCAGTTGCTTCTGGTGAATCAACGCGTGCTGAGATGACTGTATCAGGACGTTTGTCGTCGAAGGTGTTGTCCCCTCTGATCCGGCAAGCGGCGTCATACGATTTGGACAGGGCTTCGACGAGAACGCGCGGCTCCAACTTCGGACGGTTTCGCTTGTCGGCCCAGATCAGTTCCAAACGTGTATTGCCCTTAGGCACGATCAGTTTCCTCCGGCAGCGGCCACGAGTCGTCGGATGCCCGCAACAAAGACCGAAAAGCTCCGGGACCGCGTGTTGCCGAGATCGAGGTGTGGGCCAATCGCCCGTGAACCACCCACCTTCTGATAGCGTTGCCCGGTCAGCTTCGACAACTCCTGTGCCGGATTGACCAGTGCGTCAGGTGTGCGGTACTTGCTCTTGTCCTGCTTCCCTGCAAGCCCGTTGATTTCAAGCGCCCGCTCGACAGCTGCCAGATCGGCTAGATACCAACTTTCCAGTTCGTGGCAGGCGATTCGGACAAGGGCATTGTGGCGTCTGGCCTGCTGGCATTTCTCGACGAGTCCGCCTTTGATCTGGCGGCAATCGGCGACATCCTTGTCGCGAAGAATTACGAACCGGGCATTAGGAACGCGATAATACCGGAGACGTCGGACAAGCTGCGCTTCGAGATCGCTCTTGCCTTCAAATACGATATAGCGAACGGGTAGACCTTGAGGCAGCAATCGCGGCAACAGCCCTTCGAGCATGGCCTGTGCGGAGGGTTCTTCCAGGAGAAAGACAAGTTCGCTCATTGTGGGTCCACCCCCCCGAAGAAACCTTGCTTCCAGAGGTAGCCCAACTGGTCGCCATTCTTCATGTAGTCGCAGACTTGATTGTCCTCAGAAGCGCGTTTGACAAGGGTGTATCCGCGTTCCTTGACGAGCCAGAACACCTCGTCGAGCTCGCAGGCGTTGAGGAAATCCGGTGAATGCGTTGAGATGAAAACCTGTCCGCCGCGTTGGGCATAGAACCGGAACTCCTCGGCTAGTTCGGTAAGCAGTTTGGGGTAGAGTTGGTTTTCGGGTTCCTCGATGCAAAGCAGCGGGTGCGGGCTGGGATCGTAAAGGAGGGTGAGGTAGGCGAACATTTTGATCGTGCCGTCGGAAACATGGCGTGCGAGGAATGGATCGGTGAATGAGCCATCCTGAAAGCGGAGCAGTACGCGGCCCTCTTCGGTGGTTTTGGCTTCGACATTCGTGATGCCGGGCACACGGTGCTTGAGCCGGTCGATGATCTGGTCGAAGACATCCCGGTGCCGTTTGTAAAGAAACTCGGTAACCAGCGCGAGGTTCTCGCCTTCTTTGGAAAGGTGTTCGGCGTGGCCAGCCTCCTGTTCTGGGCGGGCGCGCTGGATGTGAAAATCTGAGATATGCCAGTTGGAGATCAGTTCGCCCAGCGCCATGGCGGCCGGGAACTTTTTGAACTGAGCCAATCCTTTGACTGCCAGTGTATCGCGTGACTTGAGGACCTGATCCTCACGCTGCAAGTCCTGCTCATCCTTGACTTGGTCAGGCTCATTGGTGACGGCCTTGCCTTCGC of the Anaerobaca lacustris genome contains:
- a CDS encoding DUF4276 family protein, which produces MSELVFLLEEPSAQAMLEGLLPRLLPQGLPVRYIVFEGKSDLEAQLVRRLRYYRVPNARFVILRDKDVADCRQIKGGLVEKCQQARRHNALVRIACHELESWYLADLAAVERALEINGLAGKQDKSKYRTPDALVNPAQELSKLTGQRYQKVGGSRAIGPHLDLGNTRSRSFSVFVAGIRRLVAAAGGN
- a CDS encoding AAA family ATPase, translated to MKLESIKLKNFKAFKNAELKNIPRMCVLVGANGTGKSTLFSVFGFLKDALTEDVQIALTKLGGSRGFQEARSRDTQGPIEIELKFREQDKSPLITYFLAINEDDSGPFIERELLKYRRGSRGQPWHFLDFSKGEGKAVTNEPDQVKDEQDLQREDQVLKSRDTLAVKGLAQFKKFPAAMALGELISNWHISDFHIQRARPEQEAGHAEHLSKEGENLALVTEFLYKRHRDVFDQIIDRLKHRVPGITNVEAKTTEEGRVLLRFQDGSFTDPFLARHVSDGTIKMFAYLTLLYDPSPHPLLCIEEPENQLYPKLLTELAEEFRFYAQRGGQVFISTHSPDFLNACELDEVFWLVKERGYTLVKRASEDNQVCDYMKNGDQLGYLWKQGFFGGVDPQ